A genomic window from Hypomesus transpacificus isolate Combined female chromosome 15, fHypTra1, whole genome shotgun sequence includes:
- the LOC124478032 gene encoding lens fiber membrane intrinsic protein-like has protein sequence MYSFMGGGLFCAGVGNILLVISTATDYWMQYRHANNYMHQGLWRYCVPGKCMTHTDSIAYWDATRAFMILSLLACFIGIVIGVMAFIHYSSFDGFDKTFAAGIFFFISCFFVLLAMAVYTGVTVNYYGKRYGNWRFSWSYIMGWVSVVLTFFSGIFYMCAYRMHECPRNSNSR, from the exons ATGTACAGCTTCATGGGAGGAGGATTGTTCTGCGCTGGGGTAGGGAACATACTCCTCGTGATCTCCACAGCAACGGACTACTGGATGCAGTACCGTCATGCCAACAACTACATGCACCAGGGCCTGTGGCGTTACTGTGTGCCAGGGAAAtgtatgacacacacagacagcattg CGTACTGGGATGCCACGCGTGCCTTCATGATCTTGTCCCTGCTGGCCTGTTTCATTGGCATTGTGATCGGAGTCATGGCCTTCATCCACTACTCCTCCTTCGATGGGTTTGACAAGACCTTCGCAGCCGGCATtttcttcttcatctcct GTTTCTTTGTGCTGCTGGCAATGGCTGTCTACACAGGGGTGACTGTGAATTACTACGGTAAACGCTATGGGAACTGGAGATTCTCCTGGTCTTACATCATGGGATGGGTGTCCGTGGTGCTGACGTTCTTCTCAG gtATATTTTACATGTGTGCCTACCGGATGCATGAATGCCCAAGAAACTCCAACTCACGCTGA